A region of the Dermacentor albipictus isolate Rhodes 1998 colony chromosome 4, USDA_Dalb.pri_finalv2, whole genome shotgun sequence genome:
cgctcatagcatctcCTTTGGATCGTTTGTGGACAACCATACATCTAAGACTCGTACTGTACTTACTAAACAAGTTTTCAGTTAGCGACTAGGGAACACCGGATGGAGGAATAAAACGTTGATTTCATGCTGACTGCAGGCGCGATATCACAACATAACGATTCCTATGTTTGCTACGAGAGCACAACTTAAACACAGAACGCCCTGTTTTTGTGCCAATAGTAGCCCTTAAAAGCTTTcaggccaggcacgtacccaggattttttttcagggggggcccaccacctccatcatcatcatcatcatcatcatcatcatcatcatcatcataatcatcatgttttatgtccattgcaggacgaaggcccctccctgcgatctccatttacccctgtcctgcgccaaccgattccaactagcacccgtgaatttcctgatttcattgctccacttagtgttttgtcgtcctcgattgcggtTTCCTtctccggcgcattacatgacctgcccagctacatttttccctcttgatgtcaattagaatatcgcctatacccgttcgctctctgataaaaaccactctctttctctctcttaacgttatgtctagcaatcttcgttcgatcgctctttgcgcggtccttaacttgttctcaagtctctgccccatacgtcagcactggcaaaatgcactgattgcacaccttacttttcaataataatggtaagcttccagtcaggagctggcaatgtctgccgtatgcgatccaaactatttttattcttctgtgaatttccttctcatgatcagggttccctgtgattaattgacctaggtaaacgtactccttcacagtctctagtggccgactggcgatcctgatctcttgttcctttgcccggctatttatcattatcttcatcttctgcatattaatattcaaccccactcttacactctctctgttaaggtctccaatcatatgttgtaactcgtctgcatgttgttgaatggaacaacgtcatcggcaaaccgaaggttgctgagatatttgccgtcgatctttactcctaaaccttcccagtttaacagcttgaattcttctaagcacgcagtgactagctttggagaaattgtgtcttcctatctgacccctttctctataggtacgtccctgcttttcttacgtagaattaaggtagctgtagaacctctgtagatattcttacgcgaaggacgagtcagtaagacgagaaactatatacagattatatttacaacagcggttgcagcgctgaccggttagattcacagcgcgagcccagttcgttcttcctcctcttttctggagttctTTTCTAGGCGCCCACGCACCTCATTCatacaaacaaataccacacgcacgtagcaatatttttcaagctttttacgtaagcgttttgtagtccttgattacgtagtgcttcTATgtctactggtatctctactgaatcaaatgcattttcgtaatctatataagccacatacagaggcttattgtactctgcagatttcgcaataacctgattgatgacatggatgtgatccattgtaatgtatctcttcctaaagccagcctgttcccttggttgacaaaatccagtgttgcccttattctattggagattatttcggtaaatattttatataatacttggaGCAAGTTAAtagtcctataatttttcaattctttgacgtctccttttttgtgaattagtataatgtctgcattcttccagttttttgggacccttgcagtcgatagacacttcgtataaagagccgccagttttccaagcattatgtctcctccatctttgattaaatcgactgttatcagtggcgtagcaacaggggggacaggggggccgtgggccccgggtgcaaggggccaatgggggggggggtaaggggggcgggtgtcatatacgtctgaagacacccctcttactgccggctacaccctgggggaggtggggggggaggtgacagaagacttacgggccccgggtgccagacgacctagctacgccactgactgttattccaccttgtcctcctgctcttcatcgtttcatgtcttgcagggcccttctgacctcatcgctagttataggagagtttctgtatcctgttcattactgtttctaagtaaggtatcgtgactcctccgggtactgtatacaggtcagcttagaatttttccgctgcttttactatatcttcgagattgcttatgatattatccttcttatattttagtgaatacatcatggtttgtcctatgccaggcttCCTATTTACTGATGTcaagctgcgttcatttttttacggcttcttcagtctttctcatgttatagtttcgaatatcagttattttcgccttgtggatcagttttgacagttccgcgaattgcgtaacgctgtgcggccgccagtcccatacaactgcgtagagcgcaggactctgcaattctggacgtactgcgctcaccgcgaaaggttagaaaaacacccacataagcacagcagagaagtggctacgtgaggcggttcgaccgataactgtagaagcgtcattcaaaacaagtaattgctctccacttccggccgcgttttctctacttactttttaaataaaaagatgttgatccataaatattctcataaacaacggttaacttttttattaatcgctttttcttgcagtttagttgttgccttggctctctcccttagtagatcgcttaatttctcaactccttgcgatttttgtttccagttgccaattttgcacgaaaagtgctatacaattagggaaaaacagacaaggtaacgggcgacagtcatctttcttatgggtttgagggttattgcagggtttcatgatggacgctctttcacattattttatttcccaccttatctaacccatatcacgtgtatatggttccgggcatctgccagcgccgcggcgagccctaattcaaggaaataatgaagcaaaggcaaaagttaAACGCACTTGTCGTTTTCTCCAgcagcaactcgttccatgagagtacaggccagctgagtaacagtcgcatccctctcctggtcccaggatcagcataaacaaagaaggttgaactaacaaaagtaacggctatgcgcgtgatggttgaatagatggtgacaactgaacgcatcacgagttaatcgcgtgggtgcggaatctatgagaaaactttccttcacattacaagagatgccgataactaccgccacctaaaaggagtgaaaaaggcagcataatgctgaccgatgaacagctgccaagtctcaacattgatctggcggcgcttcaggaatgtgtgaggagtggtggcgtgggtggggaggggggggggggcccgggcccccccgggcccccccctgggtacgtgcctgtttcaGGCTAGAATTAATACTATTATACTCTTAATGCCATTATACtccttaatgtcctacctaggttaaaaagtaaaaaaggaataaaaacactatgaactgctgcacccaaattttctgatcccctaatgtgaactgtgcttttgtacatctcccttttttgtcgtttccctacttttcttgcaccaatcctccaatcgcctcttactcatACCTTTTCTGACGGATGTTTATGGAAGGCCAGAGAAACGTAACAGGAACTCTTTACTACGCAAACAAGGATCTTTCCAAGGACTTGAGGTGTGACCGGTAGGTATTTCACACTTGAACAACGAAAATTCCTTGGACACTATGCGCTTTCATTCGGCCCACTAAATCGTTACTCGAAGTTGAAGGCATTAGTCTACCTGTGGGCATGGGTGCACGCCTTGCCATCTACTCGCCTTACAAAAGTGATTATACAATTTTGTGTTTACATTGCCTCTTGGTTACTTCCATCACTGTCTGCATACAATTGAATACCATGCATGCTTCCTGCTATAGTTGATTGTATAGTTGATCCTGTATAGTTGCTATAGATACTGCAGTTGTAGCGCTGCTCCTTGCGCTAGAACTGCAGCCAACAAGGGAATTATGTgtagtacatgaatttgcctaaacttatTTCTCGCTTTGCACATCTTTGAGACTTCGCAAACTGATCCCCTTTAAAAAAGTGTGCGGGTTCGGTTAATGTGGAGCACAGTTCTGGATGGCTGGGGCGGTACAAGCACGGACGCATGCTACGAGGACACACTGTGAGCAACGAGCACGAACCATGATAACGACGGTGATGATGCCTGCGGCCACATCTCCTTGAAGCGGGAGATCGACGGGCAATGCCGAATTAGGACGAAATAtcaatggagaaaaaaaattccAAGAAATTTAGAACACATCTAATGCGCTTTGAATAGCATATCTATTGTACCCTTTAGAGTTTTGCACAGAACACAGCCACCATGGTTCCTGTTGTCTCCAGCAGTCGCCTGTTCGTAACGTTTCAGCCTTGCTCTCTCGACGTTGCTAACTGAAAGTTATCCAAATTCGGGTAGCTTTTCGACATATCATTTTAAGAAATGCTGCCCATTGAGATAAGCTGGTGCCCTGCAGTGAAGTTTGACACAAAGTCTGAAGGGCAATGCCCAAAATTCCTGGCTATGCAGGCGATATCCGTCGAGGTGTCAATGGCTGACTGCAACGTTTGGCGACGGAGACGGATTTACTACAAAAAACTGTATATAAATAATACAACGTAAACGTACTATAGATATTGGCACTTCGTTGCAGCCTTCATTTCTGAACCCTCTGGGCAGGAAAATGCTCTCGAAAATGGCGCAAAGTTCTTGACCACTTCATTGCAGGTGGGAGAAAAATTGGTATTGTTCGGGTAGAACCAACACGTCGAGTGGCAAAAGGTAATGAAAAAGATCTGTTCCGGGCTGTAGCTCAAGCCTTTCAGAGGGAGGTCCGAGTCCACATCACGAAAGCGTAGGTACGCCGCGTGGGCCAAGGCAAGCGCTGGGAGCTCCGGAAAAAGTAAATCATGATTATCGCACGTCGACGGGACCCAGAGGCTCGCATTTAACGACTGGGTCGGGGTCGAAGTGAGGTTGTTGCGGATTAAAACACTCATGCTGTTTAGCGCAATCACAACCTCCACGGCGTAATGAAAGCCGAGCCCGCCGTATATCATGGCGCTGGTGCCACTAGAATAGTAGAATGGCGGTCCGAGCAGGTCTGTCGCCACAGATATGACGTTCTGTGCGGGATCGTAGTAAGTCAGGCGTGAACTCGCAGGAACAAATATCTTCGCAGCCACACTGCCTTCATAGGTTCCGATGAAGCGCTGCTGGAAACGCGCTGTTGCAACAATTTCGCCAAGGAATCCGTCGGAGCCATTATGCACTGGACCGTAGTGACGTTGCAAGCCTTCCGGGCTTGCCAAACTGCCATTGGGCCAGACGATAGTTTCCGTCTGCGTGAATATGGTCTGGATTGCGTCGTTTGGCAAGTTCTCGATCCTCGCGATACCGTCAAGTTTTTCAACAGCAGCAGTCCTTACGTTTTCTAAGCACTTCTCTATTCTCACCTGATCTCGGATAGACGTATCAGTCTTAGACGCAGCCGCCAGCCAAACGTTGTACAAGTTCCTTCCGACAATGGCGCAGTATGTGGAATACACGTGACCTCCGTGCTGAACTGTGCTGATTGCATTGAACAGGACACTGCTCGTGAGGATACACGCTATCTGAGCAAACCACCACACGCTGTGGAACGCGATCTCTTGCGGAGTGTAGGCTTTGAAGAGCGTGCACATGGTGACCAGTAGCCGATGGTTCGTCACAAACACTACGTCATCGCGGCTGATTGGGGGACGCACATTGTACACTTGTTGCAGCACCCTCTGCCAGTCGTCGAACGAGAGCTGCTGCACGAACGAAGGCATATCTCTCAATGGAACTTTTTTGGGCTCGTAAATGGAACTCGTGAAAACAAATGACAAGTTGTTGTAGATTTGTTCCTGGATGGTTTTACTGCGCCGTACAAAAGAAGCAAATGCAGGTGTTGGCTTTCGAAACGGGAAAATTATGCTTGCTGTGACCTCAACGTAGGTAAAGTATAAGTCGGAACTCGCCACGATCTCTTGAAACTTTTTAGCCGCATATCCCACAATAGACGGACTAAGTCTAAATGCCCGGTCATTGCTGTCACGTCGAACGAGGAGGTCGCAGTGGAACCAGATTGGCATCGCCCAGGTCATTGTGAGATCGAGCAATATTTTCAGTGGATGCGAATAATTTCGTGAGTCGGCGTCGGGGAAAGCGCCGGTATCATCATCGGTCGGCCAGGCGAAGCTTTTGTCTCGTAAAAAGTCTCCGAGAGCTCTCAACATGACGTCGTTACGACTGTTTGGATCGAGACATCTTCGGATTAGTTCGGATGGCCTGCTGAAGACTGAATTTTTCACGTGTTGCATGACAACTTTGGCTGTATAGTCCAGTACCCTTTGCGATACAACGCTTCCGGCCAATGAGCCGTACCTGTTCTTTATTCCGGAACATACAAATCGGCCAAAATTTTCGCAAGGACCAGAGATGTCGTTTCGTGTCAAACCGAGGGTCGCAACGTGATCGACACAGTCGTTATTTCCACAGACGTTGACTACGCTCGGATTAGCTCTATAGAAGAAGATTGCGACTATGAGTAAGCCCAGAAGGAGACTTCCCGCAGCTGTACCTAGCATCACCACAGATACGCACGTCTCGCGATACAGTGGTGATTTTTGGACAATTGCGTGTAGGCTTCGCCACAGTGACTGCTTCTCCGAGGCAGGCTTTTCCTGTAAAGATAATTGTAGAAGAAATTATCACTCTTGGGTGGCCTTGAttggcgtcttgggtggataaAGCATAATGGAGTATTAATctacacaatcaatcaatcaatcaatcaatcaatcaatcaatcaatcaatcgatcaatcaatcaatcaatcaatcaatcaatcaatcaatcaatcaatcaatcaatcaatcaatcaatcaatcaatcaatcaatcaatcaatcaatcaatcaatcaatcaatcaattaccgTGTCCAGGAGCATTCATAATGTCTGGGTGATGGCGCAGGCATACACTTACAAAAAATCACTGCCCAAGCACTCCACCCACaaggttaaccagcgaagctaaaACGTGCGGCCCGGTGTTTAACATCGGAATAATCGTGGCGGTTCATTAAGCGACAACCTGGTAGTCttccggatcctcggtacgcaattgctgcttgcgctcggctgcatgagcctgttcttgtgcttgGGCTGCAGCGTCGGCACGGAGTAGACGAGCTCGTCCACGGTTCTGGTcgcggtgttgctgatcgaaagctgcctgctcctcaggagcacGTTTGACGCGTGGCCTACTTATCTCGGAGCCGGAGGGAAACTGCTGCGCGGGCGCTCAGCTGCGACGGGCAGCAACGACGTAACTACTGGCGCAACCAATCGCGCACTTCTATCTTTTTTCTCACATGCAAACGGGGTTTCTCcgcaggagttttcggcgtacaggcgtcggatagacggacgaatcggctcgccgtatacagcttcgctgtaaaaaactgcACGAGAATATGAGtacaaaaaataaatacaatCAAAATTTTTGAAACAGGAAGTGCACATACCGCAAGGCGCAAGATGAATAGAATAGGAAACATAGGAAGATTGTTCCATTGTTCCCATAGGCTTTGACATTGAATATCCTTTTATGCTACCATATAATATATAGCATCAAATCATCCACATCTTTCGGTATTGAAAATATTAACTATAATAATAAAAAGTGCCGTTACAGTTTTAAGTCAAATGTAGTGCTACATCCTTGGGCAAGCCTTATCATCTGATAAACTTGCTTTGGACTTGAAAAACTCGAAGGTTATTTCTGACATACATCTATGTAtatctctggatatattttattctAATCAGCAAGAACTCAGAAAAGACTTATGATACTCAGTTGCTCAGATACTCAGATACCACAAGATCACACTCCACCATGAATAACAAGCAGCAAATCGACTGTGCATTCTTAGATTTTTCGAAAGCGTTTGATAGTGTCGCTCATTGTCGCCTCATCTCAATATTATCCGCACTCCGACTGTATTCGTTAACTTTAACTTGGCTCCGAAATTTTCACTCCTTGCGGCAGCATTTCACTGTCTTTGATAATCACTCATCGCTTCATTCTGACGTTACTTCTGGCGTACCGCCATGGCGATGTCCATCGTCCTCTTCTTAATTTTCATTATTGACCTTGCGCAAAACATATGATCGCAGACTTGGCTTTTCGTAGACGATTGCATTCTATACTGTATGATAACAACACCCGATGGCCATTTATTATTATAGAATGACCTCAGCCTTTTCGGTTTCAGGTGCAGTACATGACAGGTGACGCTAAACTCAGAGAAATGCACGTCAAGCTATAGCCTTCTCGCGCAAACATTGAGACTCTCGCTTTTATTACGTCATAAGTAACACCGTCGTCGCTCTAACATCTTCCAATAAGAACCTTGGCATCGAAGTCACAACTCATCTTTTCTGGAGCAAACACATAACAGCTACctgcgcaaaagcttcaaaagCTCTGGTTTATATTCGACGGAACAAGCCTAAATCCCCTGCTAGAGTTCGTAACTTGGCATATCAGATTTTTGTTCGCCCACAGATAGAATTTAATTATGGTCTCCACATCGAAAATGACTTAGTTTGTAGGCTAGAATCAATTCGAAATAGAGCCGCGCGCTTCATCACGAGTAACTACGACAGAATTTGCCGCGTAACTACGATTAAACCAGATATCTCGCTCCAGCCACTTCAAATTCGTCCCACGATAAATCATCTTTGCCTTTTTCATTGATACGATTATGATAatcgaggtcacgggatcaaatcccacccacggctgctgcatttagatggggggcgaaatatgaaaacaaccctatgtacttagatttaggtgcacgttaaagaaaccctggtggtccaaattattccggagtccccatctacggcgtgcctcataatcaaatcgtggtgttggcacgtaaaaaagccataatttaatttctttagtcTCATGTGTTGCCCCTTGACGCACCAGCGCATGTCACCTCGCCTTAACAATAGCCATAATTTATAGCGCATCTTTGACAATAGAGGATCATTTCACAAATCAGCACTGCCACGTGTCATAACAGTATGAAGCAGCCTTCCTAATAACATAGCGTGCTTAGGAAATCGTGGCGCCTTTCATGACGCATTACAatgttgaattgaattgaattgaattgaattttattctccttgaaacaaaaacacaaggaaggagcagccacaaaaagctactgagattTCCTGTAGAAACATTGTATAAGTTTATTCTTGACCTGCTTTCTTTTGATGTTTTTCATCCTTGTATTATTGAACATTGAGTGTTGCCTGAGTACGGTATTGTGTATACGCTTTCTAATGCTTACCCTGGACAAAAATTCTTGGACATGGTATTTATGGTGTGCCTGGCTGTATCTATGTTTATGTTGATTACTCCTGTTGAAGCACTTCTATTGCACACCTCCACCCCCTCCCTTTTACTCAAAGCCCTTAAATGGGCttgtgagatagatagatagatagatagatagatagatagatagatagatagatagatagatagatagatagatagatagatagatagatagattaattgagggattgatggattgatggattgattgattgattgactgattaatggatggatggatggatggattgatggatggatggagggattgatggatgaatggattgattgatggatggatagattgatggatggattgatgggttgattgatggatggattgattgattgatagatggattgattgattgatggatggattgattgatggaagtgattgatggattgattgattgatggattggtagattgattgattgattgatggatggattgattgatggatAGTTTGAAGGACTGATGAATTTATTGATGGATAGTTTGAAGGATTGAtggattgatcgatcgatcgattgatcgatcgatcgattgattgatagatagatagatagatagatagatagatagattgattgattgattgattgattgatggatgaatggatggatggatggggcAGTTGAGCAATGTCTGAGACTATGACACAACGCAAATCTATgaaaagaacaatgacagcgagttatgaaaCACATAATGAAAATAAGCATTACAGAGGCTCAGTGTTTTGTGCATGGTTGAGTGTTGGTGATGACAGGCAATAACTCGGAAAGCACTAAATTCCCTGGTGATCTTGCACAGAATATGAAACATGATACAACTGAGGAGTTTAGGGCCAGTGGTGATACCATAACGATACCATAACGAAAAGAAACCAAGTAGGTCAGAGCGATTACGTCGGCAGCGAAGTAAGGACAACCATAAAAAATCCAACAGCGCTAGAACAACGCCAAATTTCGGTGTTAGCAAAGTGGTTGGGGCGTGTGCTAAGACATACGACCCAACATCGACATCGAGTTGAGGAAGACATTGTTATGCACAACTTGCGGACCGGTGCAGGAGAATGCCAACAGAGTCAGGAAAGTGCATACACCGCATTGCAATGCGTTTAGTGTGAACAGGAAAGTGTAAGGCGGCATAAAAAAAAGCACACCGACGACATTTATCTCACGGGCCTTACACAAAGGTacagaagctacagaaaaaataaaaaagaaatgcttcCTGTTTTGCGTCTGAAAGTCGTGGCTTTGGTCATAGCAGCATTCAAGGTGAGGTTATAGTCATTGCACCATTCATGTAAAATACATTTGAATGCAACGCACCAAGAACAGTAAACatacgagaagaaaaaaaaaaaggaaagaaacattaGGCATATCACCAGGCAAACTGAATATGTACTAAATCACACAGCGAAAGAGAGCACGTGCGTATACAGAGAAAAAACTAGCATACGACAATACTGAACGACGAAAGCGAGTTCTGAAAAGTATCAAGATCAACGAAATAGGTAGTATACATATTTTTTAATTCTATACGCAACAGAATGTTTGCCATGACAAGCTGAAACGAAGAATAGTCGGTGCTCCACTGTGACTTTCTGCGGTCTGATATGCGAGATGAGTAGTCCAGCGCAGGTCACGTTTCTGGGAAGGAGCTTGTACAAAAAAACAGAAAGTCTGCGCGAATACGTCGGCAGTTGAGGGACGGTATTGTGAGGGTGAAGTGCGAGTGCTACAAGACTGACCAACGCCAGTGGAATGACGATTGCGGTAAATTGGTACGAACTTTGTCTGGACACTTTATGGTGCATCACTGTGGAATTTCGAAGTTGAATTCCACCCAGCCGATGCGCATTCAAGTGTGGGAGCACATATAGCCTGATGGAGCATCAGGAAACGAGTGGGAGTGGGAATTCGCGTGAGAGGCGGCAAAGAGAGCTCAGAGAACACAGACCACGCATAGCAATGCGTTCAATATGGGATGAAAAGGTTAACAAGGCGTTAAAGGGCACAGCGAGATCTTTGCCCTCAACAGCCCTCCTAATTGGAAGAGAGTCCGcagaataataaaaaatagaacaCTTTCAGCTTTGCGAGCAAAGAATGTAATTGTGGTCTTAGAAGCGCTGAGGCTGAGGTCGTTATTTTTTGCACCATTCTGCAAACGACATCAGGTCAAACTGAAGAGTTCGACGCTAATCAATAGTGTCAATGTCTCGGAAAATCTTGTTGTCATGGGCACATTGAAGATAGCACCCCTTCCGCATAACGGCAGAAATATTGTTGACAAATAGCTAGGGCAGGAGTGGTCCTATAATGCGGAGCCTCGAGCACGTTATAGGAGACGAAATGTTTTTTCGTTCTCGTTTTAGTTTTGTTCCACTGAAAAAAAGTGCCGTTCCGGTTGTGCTGCAGAACGAAAAAAAGATAATCCTTAACGGTTCATAACAGTATTGGTTCATATGTAAAAAATTTTTGAAGCAAAGTAACGATAAAAAACGTGGGATTTATTTTCCTCACTAAGTGAATTACAAATTCTCGGATTATGCTCAATGCCTTGAGTCAAGGCATTGAGCGTAATTTCAGAAGCATAAATGTCATTGAGTGCATTCGTTGAAAAAGCGAGACTGCTGTTCCGATAAAAACGAACTTACGGACATAAAAGAACGATAAAATTTCGGTAACCAAACGCTGCACCAGCAGAAAAACGAAACGATAAGCTCATCTGCGCGGAAGCCTTGGGTTTCGCTACGATGCCGATCTGCTAGTGTACCGAGGGGCCGGCTTAGATTGGTGGAGCTTTCAACCGgctatcgctcgcactatccCTGGCTGAGGTACGTGCTTATGCGGACCCCTGAGATACGCACTAATTCTGGGCTTGCCTGACATCGGTCGTTTAGGGCTGGCGACTTTCCGCTTGAACCGAAAACCGACAACAAATATTTCGGTTTCAGtccaaaacaaaaataataaataacgtttcGGGTCGTTTTCGTTCGGGTCCA
Encoded here:
- the LOC135919971 gene encoding uncharacterized protein, with protein sequence MQKSTKDDVGRRPTGSASKVSADTVAPPLQAPSGSSNVGRATTDHSAPTATAVAGRSRRRRNKSSSTSSSVSQANIAVHPKKPKRSSRSSRTPSSRSETAEPVALTLGGQSSTTASASSRPEDEPTPSSKNAHRATSRSGHPCTDELTREDRPGEAPSVGGSRSLRATRGQVVYDSRPAETGPKCSAGKSSLPGTNAGSEPCARQAPEGVGAAFPSMLQHQHSAMNRDSNLEDGRVTHRPDTAVPGPAGAPEITRGSLSTMDSRLKFQTDLGNGTGATGLTPSILELRKLEKPASEKQSLWRSLHAIVQKSPLYRETCVSVVMLGTAAGSLLLGLLIVAIFFYRANPSVVNVCGNNDCVDHVATLGLTRNDISGPCENFGRFVCSGIKNRYGSLAGSVVSQRVLDYTAKVVMQHVKNSVFSRPSELIRRCLDPNSRNDVMLRALGDFLRDKSFAWPTDDDTGAFPDADSRNYSHPLKILLDLTMTWAMPIWFHCDLLVRRDSNDRAFRLSPSIVGYAAKKFQEIVASSDLYFTYVEVTASIIFPFRKPTPAFASFVRRSKTIQEQIYNNLSFVFTSSIYEPKKVPLRDMPSFVQQLSFDDWQRVLQQVYNVRPPISRDDVVFVTNHRLLVTMCTLFKAYTPQEIAFHSVWWFAQIACILTSSVLFNAISTVQHGGHVYSTYCAIVGRNLYNVWLAAASKTDTSIRDQVRIEKCLENVRTAAVEKLDGIARIENLPNDAIQTIFTQTETIVWPNGSLASPEGLQRHYGPVHNGSDGFLGEIVATARFQQRFIGTYEGSVAAKIFVPASSRLTYYDPAQNVISVATDLLGPPFYYSSGTSAMIYGGLGFHYAVEVVIALNSMSVLIRNNLTSTPTQSLNASLWVPSTCDNHDLLFPELPALALAHAAYLRFRDVDSDLPLKGLSYSPEQIFFITFCHSTCWFYPNNTNFSPTCNEVVKNFAPFSRAFSCPEGSEMKAATKCQYL